A part of Entelurus aequoreus isolate RoL-2023_Sb linkage group LG03, RoL_Eaeq_v1.1, whole genome shotgun sequence genomic DNA contains:
- the vcpkmt gene encoding protein-lysine methyltransferase METTL21D yields MAAYGDHNNYFVREIEKHDGSVLKVNQCHMGDVGCVVWDAAIVLAKYLETKLFHEPSLGVNLWAGRRVVELGAGTGVVGLMAATLGAHVSVTDLEDLQSLLNINIQDNHTLIHNGSITAKVLKWGEDVSDFLPFPDYVLLADCIYYEQSIAPLTETLKLLAGPETCIICCYEQRTEGINPKVERQFFELLQQSFHWEEIPLSKQDQEFSSPDIHILHIQKNESL; encoded by the exons ATGGCGGCGTATGGCGACCACAACAACTATTTTGTGAGAGAAATTGAGAAACACGACGGCTCCGTCTTGAAGGTTAATCAGTGTCATATGGGGGACGTTGGTTGCGTGGTTTGGGATGCCGCCATTGTTCTTGCTAAGTATTTAGAGACGAAACTATTTCACGAACCATCTTTAGGAGTTAACTTGTGGGCTGGTCGAAGAGTGGTGGAGTTAGGGGCAGGCACTGGGGTAGTGGgattgatggcagcaacactCGG CGCTCATGTTAGTGTGACAGACTTGGAGGATCTACAGAGCCTCCTGAACATCAACATCCAAGACAACCACACACTCATCCATAATGGATCCATAACTGCCAAGGTACTAAAATG GGGTGAAGATGTATCTGATTTCCTGCCGTTTCCTGACTATGTCCTTCTGGCAGATTGCATTTATTACGAGCAG TCGATTGCTCCATTGACAGAGACCTTGAAACTGCTTGCTGGACCAGAGACCTGCATCATCTGTTGCTACGAGCAACGCACTGAGGGCATCAACCCAAAAGTGGAAAGGCAGTTTTTTGAG TTGCTGCAACAAAGTTTCCATTGGGAAGAAATCCCTTTGAGCAAACAAGACCAAGAGTTTAGTAGTCCAGACATCCACATTCTGCACATCCAAAAAAATGAAAGCTTGTAA